From one Carboxydocella sporoproducens DSM 16521 genomic stretch:
- the acsC gene encoding acetyl-CoA decarbonylase/synthase complex subunit gamma, with translation MALTGLEIYKQLPKKNCKECGQPTCLAFAMQLAAGKASLEACPYVSDAAKEFLGAASAPPIALVKIGTGEKELSIGNETVLFRHDKRFEHPTGIAIEVYDDMSAEEIAAKVDAINKLVFDRVGQIHEVDLVAVVNRSGDAGKFVEAVKAVQGATKYPLILISSDVNAMGQALEVAAAGKPLVYAATAENYEAMTELAKKYQVPLAVKGSNLNELAELVEKVTALGWKELVIDSGAREVAQALGDLTQIRRKALKEKFRPFGYPAIAFASNPENPLQEAIDAGVYIAKYAGIVVISSADPAVVLPLITLRLNIYTDPQKPIAVEAKIYEIGNPGPDAPVFITTNFSLTYFCVAGDVEASRVPAYVIPIDTDGISVLTAWAAGKYSPEKIAEDLKNLGIKDKINHNKIIIPGHVAVLSGKLAELSGFEVIVGPRESSGIPSFLKQRWN, from the coding sequence ATGGCATTAACCGGTCTGGAGATTTACAAACAGTTGCCTAAAAAGAATTGTAAAGAATGTGGGCAACCGACATGTTTGGCCTTTGCTATGCAGCTGGCCGCTGGTAAAGCTTCCCTGGAAGCATGTCCCTATGTAAGTGATGCTGCTAAAGAATTCCTGGGTGCAGCTTCTGCTCCTCCTATCGCTCTGGTTAAAATCGGAACCGGGGAAAAGGAACTGTCCATTGGTAATGAAACTGTCCTGTTCCGTCATGATAAGCGGTTCGAACATCCCACTGGCATTGCTATTGAAGTCTACGATGACATGAGTGCTGAAGAAATTGCAGCGAAAGTGGATGCTATCAACAAGCTGGTCTTTGACCGGGTTGGTCAGATTCACGAAGTGGATCTGGTGGCTGTAGTGAACCGCTCTGGTGATGCCGGCAAATTCGTAGAAGCTGTTAAAGCCGTTCAGGGCGCAACCAAGTATCCGCTGATTCTGATTTCTTCTGACGTTAATGCTATGGGCCAGGCCCTGGAAGTAGCTGCAGCTGGCAAGCCCCTGGTTTATGCTGCTACTGCTGAAAACTATGAAGCGATGACTGAACTGGCCAAGAAATATCAAGTGCCGTTGGCTGTAAAAGGCAGTAACCTGAATGAACTGGCTGAACTGGTAGAAAAGGTAACTGCTCTTGGATGGAAAGAACTGGTCATTGACTCCGGCGCCAGGGAAGTAGCTCAGGCTCTTGGTGATCTGACCCAGATCCGCCGTAAGGCCCTGAAAGAAAAGTTCCGTCCTTTTGGCTATCCGGCGATTGCCTTTGCCAGCAATCCTGAGAACCCCTTGCAGGAAGCCATCGATGCGGGAGTATATATTGCAAAATATGCCGGTATTGTGGTTATCAGCAGTGCCGATCCGGCTGTGGTATTACCGCTGATCACTCTGCGGCTGAACATTTACACTGACCCGCAGAAGCCGATTGCGGTAGAAGCTAAAATCTATGAAATTGGCAATCCTGGTCCGGATGCTCCTGTCTTCATCACCACTAACTTCTCGCTTACTTATTTCTGCGTAGCCGGTGATGTGGAAGCTTCCCGGGTACCTGCTTATGTAATACCCATTGATACAGATGGGATCTCCGTGTTGACAGCCTGGGCGGCAGGCAAATACTCACCTGAAAAGATTGCCGAAGATCTGAAAAACCTGGGCATTAAGGACAAGATCAACCATAACAAGATTATCATTCCTGGGCACGTTGCCGTTCTCTCCGGTAAGCTGGCGGAATTGTCCGGATTTGAAGTTATCGTCGGTCCGCGGGAATCCTCCGGTATACCTTCTTTCTTGAAACAGCGCTGGAATTAG